Proteins encoded together in one Variovorax paradoxus window:
- a CDS encoding carboxymuconolactone decarboxylase family protein: protein MTNTSIRVPLVQPGTRPELAEVEARIMAERGRVSLLYQVLLNSGPIASGWERMLTAVRNQTGVPADLRELMILRVAVLNGASFEFDAHVPHAQKAGLSMEKIDAVRDASIADVFAPLERLALELTDAMTRDIKVPDALMARVQQHFDPKGVVEVVATVAAYNMVSRLLVALNVAH from the coding sequence ATGACTAACACCTCCATTCGTGTTCCTCTCGTTCAGCCAGGCACGCGGCCTGAACTGGCCGAAGTCGAAGCCCGAATCATGGCCGAGCGCGGCCGCGTGTCGCTGCTCTATCAGGTGCTGCTCAACAGCGGGCCGATCGCATCCGGCTGGGAACGCATGCTTACCGCGGTTCGCAACCAGACCGGCGTGCCCGCCGATCTTCGCGAGCTGATGATTCTTCGCGTGGCGGTACTCAACGGCGCCAGCTTCGAGTTCGACGCCCACGTGCCTCATGCGCAGAAGGCGGGCCTCAGCATGGAGAAGATCGACGCCGTCCGAGACGCTTCGATTGCAGACGTATTTGCGCCTCTTGAACGCCTTGCTCTTGAGCTGACCGATGCGATGACCCGCGACATCAAGGTGCCCGATGCGCTCATGGCCAGGGTCCAGCAGCATTTCGACCCGAAGGGCGTGGTCGAGGTGGTTGCCACCGTTGCCGCGTACAACATGGTGTCGCGCCTGCTTGTGGCGCTCAATGTCGCGCACTGA
- the fusA gene encoding elongation factor G, whose product MPSRSNGLAAEMEAVRTLALVGPAAAGKSSLAEALLHKAGAIGACGSIERGSTVSDHDPLERRMQHSLNASVMHLTHAGTRIHFIDTPGGPDFLGQSLPALEAVETAAVVINAAAGIEPMAVRMMEYAASRHLARMIIVNRIDAQGISLAGLLADIQATFGRECLPLNLPDGVNRQVVDCFFNRFGRSDFGPVEAAHRALVEQVVEVDAAFVDRYLEEGDVDPSELHAPLEQALREGHLIPVCFVSARSGAGVAELLDIIVKLLPDPTEGNPPEFLLGEGAEAKPLEVKPDPSLHVLAHVFKVTVDPYVGKMGIFRVHQGTLTRDSQLYIGDGRKPFKVGHLFMLQGKDHVEVSHAVPGDIVAVAKVEEIHFDAVLHDAAEDSHVHLAPLPFPVPVYGLAVEPKRHGDEQRAWEILGKLAAEDPCLRIEHVAATNETVLYGLGELHLRIVLERLREVYRFEVLTRPPRIAYRETIAAPAEGHHRHKKQTGGAGQFGEVFLRIEPLARGAGFQFADEVRGGAIPGQFIPAVEKGVREVLASGAIAGYPVVDVRVVVYDGKHHSVDSKDIAFATAGRKAFMAAIREARPVVLEPIVEIGIDVPEHSVGDVTSDLSSRRGLVTGTSDLGVGTVSIGGQVPMAELANYQSRLNAMTSGQGRYTIALSHYEAVPPGVQQTLMGQYRVHEDE is encoded by the coding sequence ATGCCAAGCCGATCGAACGGCCTCGCGGCCGAGATGGAAGCAGTGCGAACGTTGGCGCTCGTCGGGCCTGCCGCCGCCGGCAAAAGCTCCCTTGCCGAGGCGTTGCTGCACAAGGCGGGCGCCATCGGGGCGTGCGGCAGCATCGAGCGGGGCAGCACTGTCAGCGACCACGATCCGCTCGAGCGCCGCATGCAGCATTCGCTCAACGCATCGGTGATGCACCTCACGCATGCCGGCACGCGCATCCACTTCATCGACACTCCCGGCGGGCCCGACTTTCTGGGCCAGAGCCTGCCCGCGCTGGAGGCCGTGGAAACGGCGGCCGTGGTCATCAATGCCGCTGCCGGCATCGAGCCGATGGCGGTGCGCATGATGGAGTACGCGGCCTCGCGCCACCTTGCCCGCATGATCATCGTCAACCGCATCGACGCGCAGGGCATCTCGCTTGCTGGGCTGCTGGCTGATATCCAGGCGACCTTCGGCCGCGAATGCCTGCCGCTCAACCTGCCCGACGGAGTCAACAGGCAGGTGGTTGACTGTTTCTTCAACCGCTTCGGGCGGTCCGACTTCGGGCCTGTCGAAGCGGCACATCGGGCGCTCGTGGAGCAGGTGGTAGAGGTGGACGCCGCCTTTGTCGACCGCTACCTCGAAGAGGGCGACGTGGACCCGTCAGAGCTGCATGCGCCTCTCGAGCAGGCGCTGCGCGAAGGCCACCTGATTCCGGTTTGCTTTGTCTCGGCGCGCAGCGGCGCCGGTGTGGCCGAGCTGCTCGACATCATCGTCAAGCTGCTGCCCGACCCCACCGAAGGCAATCCGCCGGAGTTCTTGCTGGGCGAGGGCGCAGAGGCCAAGCCGTTGGAGGTCAAGCCCGACCCGTCGCTCCACGTGCTCGCGCATGTGTTCAAGGTCACGGTCGATCCCTATGTGGGCAAGATGGGCATCTTTCGCGTGCACCAGGGCACGCTCACGCGAGACAGCCAGCTCTACATCGGCGACGGCCGCAAGCCCTTCAAGGTGGGACACCTGTTCATGCTGCAGGGCAAAGACCATGTGGAGGTTTCGCATGCGGTGCCGGGCGACATCGTGGCGGTGGCAAAGGTGGAGGAGATTCATTTCGATGCCGTGCTGCACGACGCCGCGGAAGACAGCCACGTGCATCTGGCACCGCTCCCTTTTCCGGTGCCGGTGTACGGCCTGGCCGTGGAGCCCAAGCGCCATGGAGACGAACAGCGCGCGTGGGAAATCCTGGGCAAGCTCGCGGCCGAAGACCCGTGCCTGCGCATCGAGCATGTGGCGGCCACCAACGAGACGGTGCTCTACGGGCTTGGCGAGCTGCACCTGCGCATCGTGCTCGAGCGCCTGCGCGAGGTGTATCGCTTCGAGGTGCTGACGCGGCCGCCCCGCATTGCTTATCGCGAGACCATTGCAGCGCCGGCCGAAGGCCACCACCGCCACAAGAAGCAGACCGGCGGCGCCGGGCAGTTCGGCGAAGTCTTCCTGCGCATCGAGCCATTGGCGCGGGGTGCCGGCTTTCAGTTTGCCGATGAAGTCAGGGGCGGTGCGATTCCGGGCCAGTTCATTCCCGCGGTGGAAAAAGGCGTGCGCGAAGTGCTGGCGAGCGGCGCGATTGCCGGCTACCCCGTGGTCGACGTGCGCGTGGTGGTGTACGACGGCAAGCACCACAGCGTCGACAGCAAGGACATTGCCTTTGCAACCGCCGGCCGCAAGGCCTTCATGGCAGCCATCCGCGAGGCTCGGCCGGTCGTGCTCGAACCGATCGTCGAGATCGGTATCGACGTGCCCGAGCATTCCGTCGGCGATGTCACGAGCGATCTGTCTTCACGCCGCGGCCTGGTCACAGGTACATCGGACCTGGGAGTGGGCACCGTGAGCATCGGCGGCCAGGTGCCCATGGCCGAACTGGCCAACTACCAGTCGCGCCTCAACGCAATGACCAGCGGCCAGGGGCGCTACACCATTGCGCTGTCGCACTATGAAGCCGTGCCGCCAGGGGTTCAGCAAACGCTGATGGGGCAATACCGGGTGCACGAAGACGAGTAG
- a CDS encoding amidohydrolase family protein, whose product MTTTLPPRACNAHCHVFGPRARFPYAPDATFVPKEDAPKEQLYALNDSLGLERCVVVQSACHGFDNRATEDAVASRPASYRGIALLPTDVEDAELKRLDAAGFRGVRFNFMGHLGRHTPIEDVLSLAGRFASLGWHLQIHGDPALLTELGPALRRCPTPVVMDHIGRIDAALGVNQPYFQALLKLMADERFWVKVSGMDRITRLGPPYADAQPFARMLVAEFGSRVVWGNDWPHPNHAGPVPDEQQLVDLIAKIAPTPSARDALLVHNPERLYQFGDNT is encoded by the coding sequence ATGACAACCACCCTGCCCCCGCGCGCGTGCAACGCCCACTGCCATGTCTTCGGGCCACGTGCGCGCTTTCCCTACGCACCCGATGCGACCTTCGTTCCGAAGGAAGATGCTCCCAAGGAGCAGTTGTATGCGCTGAACGACAGCCTCGGCCTGGAACGCTGCGTGGTCGTGCAGTCGGCCTGCCACGGCTTTGACAACCGCGCGACCGAAGATGCCGTCGCCTCCCGCCCGGCGAGCTATCGCGGCATCGCGCTGCTGCCGACCGACGTTGAGGACGCCGAGCTGAAACGTCTCGATGCAGCGGGCTTTCGCGGTGTCCGTTTCAACTTCATGGGGCACCTCGGACGGCACACGCCCATTGAAGATGTGTTGTCCCTGGCGGGCCGGTTCGCGTCGCTCGGCTGGCACCTGCAGATTCACGGCGACCCTGCTTTGCTGACTGAGCTCGGACCGGCATTGCGGCGCTGCCCCACGCCCGTGGTGATGGACCATATCGGCCGCATCGACGCGGCGCTCGGCGTGAACCAGCCCTATTTCCAGGCCTTGCTGAAGCTCATGGCCGATGAGCGCTTCTGGGTCAAGGTGAGCGGCATGGACCGCATCACGCGGCTAGGTCCGCCTTATGCCGATGCCCAACCGTTCGCGCGGATGCTGGTTGCGGAGTTCGGCAGCCGGGTGGTCTGGGGCAACGACTGGCCGCATCCCAACCACGCAGGGCCGGTACCCGACGAGCAGCAACTGGTCGATCTCATCGCAAAGATCGCGCCCACGCCGTCCGCGCGCGACGCGCTGCTGGTGCACAACCCTGAACGCCTTTATCAATTCGGAGACAACACATGA
- a CDS encoding SDR family NAD(P)-dependent oxidoreductase yields the protein MSLRFKDKIAIVTGAGCVGAGWGNGRAIAVRLAEEGAKVLAVDRDRARLDETLELAGEARDSITPWVCDVTSSESVAAMAAACVKTYGTIDILVNNVGGSAAGGPVELSEEVWDSQVDINLKSVFLTCKHVLPTLLAKGAGAIVNIASTSGLRWTGSAQVAYAATKAGVIHLSRVVAVQHAAQGVRVNCVVPGQLHTPMVETRLAKQRAGGDVEALLAQRQKRIPIGFMGDGRDTASAVLYLASDEARFITGTELVVDGGMTARCD from the coding sequence ATGAGCCTTCGCTTCAAGGACAAGATTGCAATAGTCACGGGCGCCGGATGCGTTGGCGCCGGCTGGGGCAACGGCCGTGCCATTGCGGTGCGGCTCGCGGAGGAAGGCGCCAAGGTGCTGGCGGTCGACCGCGACCGCGCGCGGCTGGACGAAACGCTTGAACTGGCCGGCGAAGCGCGCGACTCCATCACGCCCTGGGTGTGCGACGTGACCAGCAGCGAGAGCGTTGCCGCCATGGCTGCGGCATGCGTGAAGACTTACGGGACCATCGACATCCTGGTCAACAACGTCGGCGGCTCCGCTGCCGGGGGCCCCGTCGAGCTCTCCGAAGAGGTGTGGGACTCGCAGGTCGACATCAACCTGAAGAGCGTGTTCCTCACCTGCAAGCATGTGCTGCCGACCCTGCTTGCCAAAGGGGCCGGCGCCATCGTCAACATCGCGTCCACCTCGGGCCTGCGGTGGACCGGGAGCGCGCAGGTCGCGTACGCCGCCACCAAGGCCGGGGTGATTCATCTCTCGCGGGTGGTGGCGGTGCAGCATGCCGCGCAAGGCGTGCGCGTCAACTGCGTCGTGCCCGGCCAGCTGCATACGCCGATGGTCGAGACCCGTCTGGCCAAGCAGCGTGCGGGCGGCGACGTCGAAGCCCTTCTGGCCCAGCGCCAGAAGCGCATTCCGATCGGCTTCATGGGCGACGGCCGCGACACCGCCAGTGCGGTGCTGTATCTCGCCAGCGACGAGGCCCGGTTCATCACGGGCACCGAGCTCGTCGTGGACGGCGGCATGACGGCGCGCTGCGACTGA
- a CDS encoding cytochrome P450/oxidoreductase, whose protein sequence is MSDTANLPRSTGCPVAHGPLSSERTPTGCPVSARAAEFDPFEDGYQQDPPEYVRWAREKEPIFYSPKLGYWVITRYDDIKAVFRDNITFSPSNALEKITPTSDEANAVLASYGFALNRTLVNEDEPAHMPRRRVLMDPFTPEALKHHEPMVRELARTYIDRFIDDGKADLVDQMLWEIPLTVALHFLGVPEEDMDTLRKYSIAHTVNTWGRPKPEEQVAVAHAVGNFWQYAGKVLEKMRQDPDAPGWMQYGIRKQKQHPEVVTDSYLHSMMMAGIVAAHETTANATANAVKLLLQHPKAWQELCEDPSLIPNAVEECLRHNGSVAAWRRLVTRDTQVGGVDLPAGSRLLIVTSSANHDEAHFADADLFDIRRDNASDHLTFGYGSHQCMGKNLARMEMQVFLSEFTRRLPHMRLAQQRFTYVPNTSFRGPEHLWVEWDPAANPERRNPALREAQLPVRIGETSRHAVSRPVVVERVTRVAEGVVKLRLVSPDGKPLPRWTAGSHIDVECGSPELSRQYSLCGDPDDAGALEIAVLHEPEGRGGSAWVHAQVKAGDRLRIRGPRNHFRLDESLKKAIFIAGGIGITPVSAMARRAKALGIDYELHYSGRSRRHMAFLDELAALHGERLHVYARDEGRRCDLPSLLAEPVPGAQVYACGPLRMLEALEGCCAAWPEGALRVEHFESTLATLDPSKEHAFEVELKDSGLVVTVPPHQTLLSALRAANVDVQSDCEEGLCGSCEVRVLSGNVDHRDMVLTRPEREANTRMMACCSRACEGRLVLEL, encoded by the coding sequence ATGTCCGATACCGCCAATCTCCCGCGCTCGACAGGCTGTCCGGTCGCCCACGGGCCGCTGTCGTCCGAACGCACGCCCACCGGCTGCCCCGTGAGCGCGCGCGCCGCCGAGTTCGATCCCTTCGAAGACGGCTACCAGCAAGACCCGCCCGAATACGTGCGCTGGGCGCGCGAGAAAGAGCCGATCTTCTACAGCCCCAAGCTCGGCTACTGGGTGATCACGCGCTATGACGACATCAAGGCGGTGTTTCGCGACAACATCACCTTCAGCCCCTCGAACGCCCTGGAAAAAATCACGCCGACGAGCGACGAGGCCAACGCCGTGCTCGCCTCGTACGGTTTTGCGCTCAACCGCACGCTGGTGAACGAAGACGAGCCCGCCCACATGCCGCGCCGGCGCGTGTTGATGGACCCGTTCACGCCCGAGGCGCTCAAGCACCACGAGCCGATGGTGCGCGAACTGGCCCGCACCTATATCGACCGCTTCATCGACGACGGCAAGGCCGATCTGGTGGACCAGATGCTGTGGGAAATTCCGCTGACGGTGGCGCTGCATTTCCTGGGCGTGCCCGAGGAAGACATGGACACGCTGCGCAAGTATTCGATTGCGCACACCGTCAACACCTGGGGCCGGCCCAAGCCGGAGGAGCAGGTGGCCGTGGCGCATGCGGTCGGCAACTTCTGGCAGTACGCCGGCAAGGTGCTCGAAAAGATGCGGCAAGACCCCGACGCGCCCGGATGGATGCAATACGGCATCCGCAAGCAGAAGCAGCACCCCGAGGTGGTGACGGATTCGTACCTGCACTCGATGATGATGGCCGGCATTGTGGCCGCGCACGAGACCACGGCCAATGCCACTGCCAACGCGGTGAAGCTGCTGCTGCAGCACCCCAAGGCGTGGCAGGAGCTGTGCGAAGACCCGAGCCTCATTCCCAACGCGGTGGAAGAGTGCCTGCGGCACAACGGATCGGTGGCCGCGTGGCGGCGCCTCGTCACCAGGGACACGCAGGTGGGCGGCGTCGATCTGCCGGCCGGTTCGCGGCTCCTGATCGTCACTTCGTCGGCCAACCACGACGAGGCGCATTTTGCCGATGCCGACCTGTTCGACATCCGCCGCGACAACGCGAGCGACCACCTGACCTTCGGCTACGGGTCGCACCAGTGCATGGGCAAGAACCTTGCGCGCATGGAAATGCAGGTCTTCCTCTCCGAGTTCACGCGGCGGCTGCCGCACATGCGGCTTGCGCAGCAGCGCTTCACCTATGTACCGAACACCTCGTTCCGCGGGCCCGAGCACCTGTGGGTCGAGTGGGACCCTGCGGCCAACCCGGAACGCCGGAATCCGGCGCTCCGCGAGGCGCAGTTGCCGGTGCGCATCGGCGAAACCTCGCGGCATGCCGTGTCGCGGCCCGTGGTGGTGGAGCGCGTCACGCGCGTGGCCGAGGGCGTGGTGAAGCTGCGCCTGGTGTCACCCGACGGCAAGCCGCTGCCGCGCTGGACCGCGGGTTCGCACATCGATGTGGAATGCGGCTCGCCCGAGCTGTCGCGCCAGTATTCCCTCTGCGGCGACCCGGACGATGCCGGCGCGCTGGAGATTGCGGTGCTGCACGAGCCCGAGGGCCGCGGCGGCTCTGCCTGGGTGCACGCGCAAGTGAAAGCCGGCGACCGGCTCCGCATTCGCGGGCCGCGCAATCACTTTCGCCTCGACGAGTCGCTGAAGAAGGCGATCTTCATTGCGGGCGGCATCGGCATCACGCCCGTGAGCGCAATGGCGCGCCGCGCGAAGGCGCTGGGCATCGACTACGAGCTGCACTACAGCGGCCGCAGCCGCAGGCACATGGCCTTTCTCGACGAGCTCGCGGCGTTGCACGGGGAGCGGCTGCACGTCTATGCGCGCGACGAAGGCCGGCGCTGCGATCTGCCGTCGCTGCTTGCCGAACCGGTGCCTGGTGCCCAGGTCTATGCGTGCGGTCCGCTGCGGATGCTCGAGGCGCTCGAAGGCTGCTGCGCCGCATGGCCCGAAGGCGCCTTGCGCGTCGAGCATTTCGAATCGACGCTGGCCACGCTCGACCCTTCGAAGGAACATGCGTTCGAAGTCGAGCTGAAGGATTCAGGCCTGGTCGTCACGGTGCCGCCGCACCAGACACTGCTGTCCGCCTTGCGCGCGGCAAACGTCGATGTGCAGAGCGATTGCGAGGAGGGCCTTTGCGGTTCGTGCGAAGTGCGGGTGCTGTCCGGCAACGTCGACCATCGCGACATGGTGCTGACCCGACCGGAGCGTGAGGCCAACACGCGGATGATGGCCTGCTGTTCGCGTGCTTGCGAGGGGCGGCTGGTGCTGGAGCTCTAG
- a CDS encoding IclR family transcriptional regulator, with product MTKAPEPSSLSPVIRERRQRVQSAETGMAVLKGLAHLGGRSSLTALSAHVAESPAKVHRYLASLMEEGLVLQDAVSQHYYLGTEAIQIGLAAMRQADPIRAAEPCLVRLRESLEVTCFVAVMGNKGPTIVRFEEPGLPVTVNVRAGSVMSILWSATGRAFLGLLDESRVLALAEQELAESPEDMRATLDAADPIGQLRRDVQKAHCASVKDTYLRGISAVAAPVYDYAGRVCAVLTALGATGGFDPAIDGPIATAVRQEARAVSELLGYRKQG from the coding sequence ATGACCAAAGCCCCGGAGCCCTCTTCTCTTTCTCCCGTAATCCGCGAGCGCCGACAGCGCGTGCAATCGGCCGAAACGGGCATGGCGGTGCTCAAGGGCCTCGCCCACCTGGGCGGCCGCAGCAGCCTTACCGCCCTTTCGGCCCATGTCGCCGAAAGCCCGGCCAAGGTGCACCGCTACCTTGCGAGCCTGATGGAGGAAGGACTGGTGCTGCAGGACGCCGTCTCGCAGCACTACTACCTGGGCACCGAGGCCATCCAGATCGGCCTGGCGGCCATGCGCCAGGCCGACCCGATTCGCGCGGCCGAGCCTTGCCTGGTACGGCTGCGCGAGTCGCTGGAGGTCACTTGCTTTGTCGCCGTCATGGGCAACAAGGGGCCGACCATCGTTCGCTTCGAGGAGCCGGGCCTGCCTGTCACGGTGAACGTGCGCGCCGGCTCGGTGATGTCGATCCTCTGGTCGGCCACGGGCCGCGCTTTCCTGGGCCTGCTCGACGAGTCGCGGGTGTTGGCGCTCGCCGAGCAGGAGCTCGCCGAATCGCCTGAAGACATGCGCGCCACGCTCGATGCGGCCGACCCCATCGGACAACTGCGCCGCGACGTACAGAAGGCGCACTGCGCGAGCGTGAAGGACACCTACCTGCGCGGCATCAGCGCCGTGGCAGCGCCGGTCTACGACTACGCGGGCCGCGTGTGCGCGGTGCTGACGGCACTGGGAGCGACAGGTGGCTTCGACCCCGCCATCGACGGCCCCATTGCCACCGCGGTGCGGCAGGAAGCCCGCGCGGTCAGCGAGCTGCTGGGCTACCGCAAGCAAGGTTAG
- a CDS encoding DUF4286 family protein — protein MKDLWLFKHDAATGALPDAVHLAPGTQCWQSLEGPWTYVYAPDGADLERHATGSGTSRHRLRCLQMLDGASAGQGAPYHYIVETDVLAGHEDDLNAWYAQEHLPGLASVPGTVRAARYLDATGSPRYYACYDLASPDALGSPAWLAVRATAWSARVRPAFRNTRRTMFRRG, from the coding sequence ATGAAAGATCTCTGGCTTTTCAAGCATGATGCCGCGACCGGCGCGCTGCCTGACGCCGTCCACCTTGCACCCGGCACGCAATGCTGGCAGTCGCTGGAAGGCCCCTGGACTTACGTGTACGCACCGGACGGCGCCGATCTGGAAAGGCATGCCACGGGGTCAGGCACATCACGGCACCGGTTGCGGTGCCTTCAGATGCTCGATGGCGCGTCTGCGGGCCAGGGCGCGCCCTATCACTACATCGTCGAAACCGATGTGCTGGCGGGGCACGAAGACGACTTGAACGCCTGGTATGCACAGGAGCATCTGCCTGGCCTGGCTTCCGTTCCCGGAACGGTACGCGCAGCGCGCTACCTCGACGCAACGGGCTCTCCGCGCTACTACGCTTGCTACGACCTCGCGAGTCCAGACGCCCTGGGCAGCCCCGCATGGCTAGCCGTTCGCGCAACGGCGTGGAGTGCAAGGGTCCGGCCGGCTTTCCGGAACACGCGACGAACGATGTTCCGCCGGGGCTGA
- a CDS encoding Bug family tripartite tricarboxylate transporter substrate binding protein encodes MKNRLARCLAVLSLLAAAGVSAQTFPAKPIRWLVPYAAGGGSDFLARTVAQTLSTQVGQPVLVDNKPGGNTALAAAETARAPADGYTVLSADNGTLVFNPALYKSLSYSPTKDLTPVTLMGKFPMILVVGANSGIASAKDFIAKAKAKPGDVSYASAGAGSPHHLAMELLKVEAGLFMVHVPYRGAAPALADVVGGQLPAMMVDLAAGAGFIKGGKVRALAVANPTRLPQLPDVPTFAELGYKNVEAAALVGVVVPSATPPEVVNTLNRQLVAAINEPSVRTRMIDFGVEPVANTPAQYAALLKSETVRWHKLIRDLKITLD; translated from the coding sequence ATGAAAAACCGTCTTGCCCGCTGCCTCGCCGTTCTCTCCCTCCTTGCCGCGGCCGGCGTCAGCGCCCAGACCTTTCCGGCCAAGCCGATCCGCTGGCTCGTTCCCTACGCGGCAGGTGGCGGCTCCGACTTTTTGGCGCGCACGGTCGCGCAGACACTCTCCACCCAAGTCGGCCAGCCGGTGCTGGTGGACAACAAGCCCGGCGGCAACACTGCGCTGGCTGCGGCTGAAACAGCACGCGCACCGGCCGATGGCTACACCGTGCTGTCTGCCGACAACGGCACACTGGTGTTCAACCCGGCGCTGTACAAGTCGCTCTCGTACAGCCCCACCAAGGACCTGACGCCGGTTACGCTGATGGGCAAGTTTCCGATGATCCTGGTGGTCGGCGCCAATTCAGGCATTGCTTCGGCCAAGGACTTCATCGCCAAGGCCAAGGCAAAGCCGGGCGACGTGAGCTACGCCTCGGCAGGCGCAGGCAGCCCGCATCACCTGGCAATGGAACTGCTCAAGGTAGAGGCCGGCCTGTTCATGGTTCATGTGCCGTACCGCGGTGCCGCGCCGGCGTTGGCCGACGTGGTGGGTGGACAGCTGCCGGCCATGATGGTCGACCTGGCGGCCGGTGCCGGGTTCATCAAGGGCGGCAAGGTCCGTGCGCTGGCGGTGGCCAACCCCACGCGCCTGCCGCAGCTGCCCGATGTGCCCACCTTCGCCGAGCTCGGCTACAAGAACGTCGAAGCCGCGGCGCTGGTCGGCGTGGTGGTGCCCTCGGCCACGCCGCCTGAGGTGGTGAACACGCTCAATCGCCAACTGGTGGCTGCGATCAACGAGCCCTCTGTGCGCACGCGCATGATCGATTTTGGCGTCGAGCCAGTGGCCAACACGCCCGCCCAATATGCCGCGCTGCTGAAGAGCGAAACGGTGCGCTGGCACAAGCTGATTCGCGACCTGAAGATCACGCTCGACTGA
- a CDS encoding Bug family tripartite tricarboxylate transporter substrate binding protein — protein MVKRYLLTVALSAALAATAHAQPKTTRIVVSFTSGGPVDAVARAMSEQLGKELGRTVIIDNKPGANGAIGAVDVMKSAPDGGTLWFTSVGAAAINSSLYDKLPYDMQRDFAPVSLVVNNVELLVAQQGNPARDAAEFVAATKKKADPTPMGSSGTGSIPHLAIEQLADSTGAKLLHIPYKGAAPAIADLMGGQVSGFFGDVPGLLGHLQGGRLKALGVASSKRHPSLPDVKTLEEQGIRGVDTNNWYALFAPAKTPPDMIAALNKAVRNTLAEPAVREKLLKTGTEPVGSTPQELAAIQKQDSDKWAKLVRAKNIKAE, from the coding sequence ATGGTCAAACGGTATCTGCTCACCGTCGCTCTTTCCGCCGCCCTGGCGGCCACCGCCCACGCCCAACCCAAGACGACGCGGATCGTCGTCTCGTTCACTTCCGGAGGTCCAGTCGACGCCGTCGCGCGCGCCATGTCCGAGCAATTGGGCAAAGAGCTGGGGCGCACGGTCATCATCGACAACAAGCCCGGAGCCAATGGCGCGATCGGCGCGGTCGATGTCATGAAGTCGGCCCCCGACGGCGGAACGCTGTGGTTCACCAGCGTCGGGGCGGCGGCCATCAACTCTTCGCTCTACGACAAGCTCCCCTACGACATGCAGCGCGACTTTGCGCCGGTCTCCCTGGTCGTCAACAACGTCGAGCTGCTGGTCGCGCAGCAAGGCAACCCGGCCAGGGACGCGGCGGAATTTGTCGCGGCAACCAAGAAAAAGGCCGACCCGACGCCGATGGGCTCGTCGGGCACGGGAAGCATTCCTCACCTGGCCATCGAGCAGCTGGCCGACTCGACCGGCGCCAAGCTGCTCCACATACCCTACAAGGGTGCCGCGCCCGCGATCGCCGACCTCATGGGCGGGCAGGTCAGCGGTTTCTTCGGCGACGTGCCGGGCCTGCTCGGGCATCTGCAAGGCGGCAGGCTCAAGGCGCTCGGCGTTGCATCGAGCAAGCGCCACCCTTCCCTGCCTGACGTGAAGACGCTCGAGGAGCAAGGCATCCGCGGCGTGGACACCAACAACTGGTACGCCCTTTTTGCCCCGGCCAAGACGCCGCCGGACATGATTGCGGCGCTCAACAAGGCGGTGCGCAACACCTTGGCCGAGCCTGCCGTGCGAGAGAAGCTGCTGAAGACAGGTACGGAGCCCGTCGGATCGACTCCCCAGGAACTGGCGGCCATCCAGAAGCAGGATTCCGACAAATGGGCGAAGCTGGTGCGCGCCAAGAACATCAAGGCCGAATGA